One segment of Panicum virgatum strain AP13 chromosome 3K, P.virgatum_v5, whole genome shotgun sequence DNA contains the following:
- the LOC120698647 gene encoding zinc finger CCCH domain-containing protein 19-like isoform X1: protein MGNRTRSGRRRRASGGDGGSASASGSKRLRWVTEEELEEEAGPGDGEDEDLCFVCKDGGELRICDYRSCHKAYHPGCVGKSVDFLKSDEEFICEWHTCSICEGRSRYNCFCCPQNTFCQGCVAQAEFVPVLRKTKGFCSNCLRMVIMIEKNVDVDSDGGRADFNDRETYEFLFKEYWEIVRDKEGLTLDKLEEAYAILKRGQNCKQDSDLEKLHDEEHSSDDDFVGNSDDDGEEPSARAKLNGTTMKIKSFLKKGKSMRNGFMGWASKELIEFLLSIGKDTSETLDQYRAAEVVKDYIRKKDLLQKDKKKLVICDDKLQLLFRKSKVKYNKIYYLLEKHIAANMISDDEILASSDDNSDSVMTKKARTVSCQPSTLKRTPEINKRCFAALVRDNINLIYLRRSLVMDLLKEPATFESKVVGCFVRIKNDPKDYSFQKHKMLYRFGKVTGIRKTTEEYEIKDTANVLLCILNMPDVNISMLSDEDFDEEECEDLRLQAQNESFERYTVGDLEDKARSLRRDIMSHWINKELQRLDRLIDKANEKGWRQDKDAYLDKKQLLHKPSEQQRLLEEVPPVIPEMEDGKDTEVQVTTRDKSTKKSTVAFQGTNAESIVSLKRCSEEKYKGNNGKRASLLKSCAQEKFKGTVGKRELSLKSLSEEKSEATNTYTSGGTAVMDTQKQDTEGADGGVDGDTAGVNVQRRSTEATKVMCSRAGC, encoded by the exons ATGGGGAACCGGACGAGGAGCGGGAGGCGCCGCCGtgccagcggcggcgacggggggagcgcgagcgcgagcgggAGCAAGCGCCTGCGGTGGGTAacggaggaggagctggaggaggaggcggggccGGGGGATGGGGAGGACGAGGACCTCTGCTTCGTCTGCAAGGACGGCGGCGAACTCCGCATCTGCGACTACAG GAGCTGCCACAAAGCTTACCATCCTGGTTGCGTGGGGAAAAGTGTAGACTTCCTCAAATCGGATGAAGAATTCATTTGTG AATGGCATACATGCTCTATTTGCGAAGGACGTTCCCGCTACAATTGCTTCTGCTGTCCACAGAACACCTTCTGCCAAGGTTGTGTGGCACAGGCGGAATTCGTCCCAGTCCTGAGGAAGACAAAGGGATTCTGCAGTAACTGTTTAAGGATGGTCATCATGATTGAGAAGAATGTTGATGTTGACTCTGATGGG GGGAGGGCTGATTTCAATGACAGGGAAACTTATGAATTTCTATTCAAGGAGTATTGGGAAATAGTTAGAGACAAGGAGGGCTTGACTCTGGATAAACTTGAAGAAGCATATGCTATTCTGAAAAGAGGCCAGAACTGCAAACAAGATTCAGATTTAGAAAAACTTCACGATGAAGAACACAGCTCAGACGATGACTTTGTGGgcaatagtgatgatgatggtgaagaGCCGTCTGCCCGAGCCAAATTAAATGGAACGacaatgaaaataaaatctttcCTGAAGAAAGGCAAGTCAATGAGGAATGGCTTTATGGGCTGGGCTTCGAAAGAGCTCATTGAATTCCTTTTGTCCATTGGGAAAGATACATCAGAAACTCTAGATCAATATCGTGCTGCTGAAGTGGTGAAGGACTACATTCGAAAAAAAGATTTATTGCAAAAAGATAAGAAAAAACTTGTCATTTGTGATGACAAGCTCCAGCTTTTGTTTAGGAAATCAAAAGTAAAGTACAACAAGATATATTACTTGTTAGAAAAGCATATTGCTGCAAACATGATATCAGATGATGAAATCCTTGCTAGTTCTGATGATAACAGTGATTCAGTTATGACAAAGAAAGCTCGTACTGTGAGCTGTCAGCCCAGTACCCTGAAGCGTACTCCTGAAATAAACAAGAGATGTTTTGCTGCTCTTGTTCGTGATAACATTAATCTAATCTATTTGAGGAGATCATTAGTTATGGACCTACTAAAGGAGCCAGCTACATTTGAAAGTAAAGTTGTTGGCTGTTTCGTTAGAATAAAGAATGATCCCAAAGATTACAGTTTCCAAAAGCATAAAATGTTGTACCGGTTTGGAAAAGTAACAG GCATTAGGAAAACCACTGAAGAATATGAGATAAAAGACACAGCAAATGTTCTTTTATGTATTTTGAACATGCCTGACGTCAACATCTCCATGTTGTCAGATGAAGATTTTGATGAG GAAGAATGTGAAGATCTTCGTTTGCAGGCCCAGAATGAATCCTTTGAAAGGTATACTGTG ggtgatcttgaggataaagcAAGAAGCTTACGCAGGGACATCATGAGTCAT TGGATCAATAAAGAACTTCAGAGACTAGATAGATTAATTGACAAGGCGAACGAGAAAGGTTGGAGACAGGA TAAGGATGCATACCTGGATAAGAAACAGCTCTTACACAAACCATCTGAACAACAACGTCTACTTGAAGAGGTCCCACCAGTTATTCCAGAGATGGAAGATGGTAAAGATACTGAAGTTCAAGTTACAACAAGAGACAAGTCTACTAAGAAGAGCACTGTTGCTTTTCAAG GTACCAATGCAGAAAGCATTGTTTCTTTGAAAAGATGCtcagaagaaaaatataaaG GTAACAATGGGAAAAGAGCATCACTTCTGAAGAGCTGCGCTCAAGAAAAATTCAAAG GTACTGTCGGGAAGAGAGAGCTTTCCTTGAAAAGTTTATCAGAAGAAAAATCTGAAG CTACTAACACCTACACTAGTGGTGGTACAGCTGTAATGGATACTCAGAAACAGGACACTGAAG GTGCTGATGGAGGTGTTGATGGTGATACAGCTGGAGTGAATGTTCAAAGGCGGAGCACCGAAG CCACAAAAGTCATGTGTTCAAGAGCAGGGTGCTAA
- the LOC120698647 gene encoding uncharacterized protein At5g08430-like isoform X2: MGNRTRSGRRRRASGGDGGSASASGSKRLRWVTEEELEEEAGPGDGEDEDLCFVCKDGGELRICDYRSCHKAYHPGCVGKSVDFLKSDEEFICEWHTCSICEGRSRYNCFCCPQNTFCQGCVAQAEFVPVLRKTKGFCSNCLRMVIMIEKNVDVDSDGGRADFNDRETYEFLFKEYWEIVRDKEGLTLDKLEEAYAILKRGQNCKQDSDLEKLHDEEHSSDDDFVGNSDDDGEEPSARAKLNGTTMKIKSFLKKGKSMRNGFMGWASKELIEFLLSIGKDTSETLDQYRAAEVVKDYIRKKDLLQKDKKKLVICDDKLQLLFRKSKVKYNKIYYLLEKHIAANMISDDEILASSDDNSDSVMTKKARTVSCQPSTLKRTPEINKRCFAALVRDNINLIYLRRSLVMDLLKEPATFESKVVGCFVRIKNDPKDYSFQKHKMLYRFGKVTGIRKTTEEYEIKDTANVLLCILNMPDVNISMLSDEDFDEEECEDLRLQAQNESFERYTVGDLEDKARSLRRDIMSHWINKELQRLDRLIDKANEKGWRQDKDAYLDKKQLLHKPSEQQRLLEEVPPVIPEMEDGKDTEVQVTTRDKSTKKSTVAFQGTNAESIVSLKRCSEEKYKGNNGKRASLLKSCAQEKFKATNTYTSGGTAVMDTQKQDTEGADGGVDGDTAGVNVQRRSTEATKVMCSRAGC; encoded by the exons ATGGGGAACCGGACGAGGAGCGGGAGGCGCCGCCGtgccagcggcggcgacggggggagcgcgagcgcgagcgggAGCAAGCGCCTGCGGTGGGTAacggaggaggagctggaggaggaggcggggccGGGGGATGGGGAGGACGAGGACCTCTGCTTCGTCTGCAAGGACGGCGGCGAACTCCGCATCTGCGACTACAG GAGCTGCCACAAAGCTTACCATCCTGGTTGCGTGGGGAAAAGTGTAGACTTCCTCAAATCGGATGAAGAATTCATTTGTG AATGGCATACATGCTCTATTTGCGAAGGACGTTCCCGCTACAATTGCTTCTGCTGTCCACAGAACACCTTCTGCCAAGGTTGTGTGGCACAGGCGGAATTCGTCCCAGTCCTGAGGAAGACAAAGGGATTCTGCAGTAACTGTTTAAGGATGGTCATCATGATTGAGAAGAATGTTGATGTTGACTCTGATGGG GGGAGGGCTGATTTCAATGACAGGGAAACTTATGAATTTCTATTCAAGGAGTATTGGGAAATAGTTAGAGACAAGGAGGGCTTGACTCTGGATAAACTTGAAGAAGCATATGCTATTCTGAAAAGAGGCCAGAACTGCAAACAAGATTCAGATTTAGAAAAACTTCACGATGAAGAACACAGCTCAGACGATGACTTTGTGGgcaatagtgatgatgatggtgaagaGCCGTCTGCCCGAGCCAAATTAAATGGAACGacaatgaaaataaaatctttcCTGAAGAAAGGCAAGTCAATGAGGAATGGCTTTATGGGCTGGGCTTCGAAAGAGCTCATTGAATTCCTTTTGTCCATTGGGAAAGATACATCAGAAACTCTAGATCAATATCGTGCTGCTGAAGTGGTGAAGGACTACATTCGAAAAAAAGATTTATTGCAAAAAGATAAGAAAAAACTTGTCATTTGTGATGACAAGCTCCAGCTTTTGTTTAGGAAATCAAAAGTAAAGTACAACAAGATATATTACTTGTTAGAAAAGCATATTGCTGCAAACATGATATCAGATGATGAAATCCTTGCTAGTTCTGATGATAACAGTGATTCAGTTATGACAAAGAAAGCTCGTACTGTGAGCTGTCAGCCCAGTACCCTGAAGCGTACTCCTGAAATAAACAAGAGATGTTTTGCTGCTCTTGTTCGTGATAACATTAATCTAATCTATTTGAGGAGATCATTAGTTATGGACCTACTAAAGGAGCCAGCTACATTTGAAAGTAAAGTTGTTGGCTGTTTCGTTAGAATAAAGAATGATCCCAAAGATTACAGTTTCCAAAAGCATAAAATGTTGTACCGGTTTGGAAAAGTAACAG GCATTAGGAAAACCACTGAAGAATATGAGATAAAAGACACAGCAAATGTTCTTTTATGTATTTTGAACATGCCTGACGTCAACATCTCCATGTTGTCAGATGAAGATTTTGATGAG GAAGAATGTGAAGATCTTCGTTTGCAGGCCCAGAATGAATCCTTTGAAAGGTATACTGTG ggtgatcttgaggataaagcAAGAAGCTTACGCAGGGACATCATGAGTCAT TGGATCAATAAAGAACTTCAGAGACTAGATAGATTAATTGACAAGGCGAACGAGAAAGGTTGGAGACAGGA TAAGGATGCATACCTGGATAAGAAACAGCTCTTACACAAACCATCTGAACAACAACGTCTACTTGAAGAGGTCCCACCAGTTATTCCAGAGATGGAAGATGGTAAAGATACTGAAGTTCAAGTTACAACAAGAGACAAGTCTACTAAGAAGAGCACTGTTGCTTTTCAAG GTACCAATGCAGAAAGCATTGTTTCTTTGAAAAGATGCtcagaagaaaaatataaaG GTAACAATGGGAAAAGAGCATCACTTCTGAAGAGCTGCGCTCAAGAAAAATTCAAAG CTACTAACACCTACACTAGTGGTGGTACAGCTGTAATGGATACTCAGAAACAGGACACTGAAG GTGCTGATGGAGGTGTTGATGGTGATACAGCTGGAGTGAATGTTCAAAGGCGGAGCACCGAAG CCACAAAAGTCATGTGTTCAAGAGCAGGGTGCTAA
- the LOC120698647 gene encoding zinc finger CCCH domain-containing protein 19-like isoform X3 has translation MGNRTRSGRRRRASGGDGGSASASGSKRLRWVTEEELEEEAGPGDGEDEDLCFVCKDGGELRICDYRSCHKAYHPGCVGKSVDFLKSDEEFICEWHTCSICEGRSRYNCFCCPQNTFCQGCVAQAEFVPVLRKTKGFCSNCLRMVIMIEKNVDVDSDGGRADFNDRETYEFLFKEYWEIVRDKEGLTLDKLEEAYAILKRGQNCKQDSDLEKLHDEEHSSDDDFVGNSDDDGEEPSARAKLNGTTMKIKSFLKKGKSMRNGFMGWASKELIEFLLSIGKDTSETLDQYRAAEVVKDYIRKKDLLQKDKKKLVICDDKLQLLFRKSKVKYNKIYYLLEKHIAANMISDDEILASSDDNSDSVMTKKARTVSCQPSTLKRTPEINKRCFAALVRDNINLIYLRRSLVMDLLKEPATFESKVVGCFVRIKNDPKDYSFQKHKMLYRFGKVTGIRKTTEEYEIKDTANVLLCILNMPDVNISMLSDEDFDEEECEDLRLQAQNESFERYTVGDLEDKARSLRRDIMSHWINKELQRLDRLIDKANEKGWRQDKDAYLDKKQLLHKPSEQQRLLEEVPPVIPEMEDGKDTEVQVTTRDKSTKKSTVAFQGTNAESIVSLKRCSEEKYKGNNGKRASLLKSCAQEKFKGFKNGA, from the exons ATGGGGAACCGGACGAGGAGCGGGAGGCGCCGCCGtgccagcggcggcgacggggggagcgcgagcgcgagcgggAGCAAGCGCCTGCGGTGGGTAacggaggaggagctggaggaggaggcggggccGGGGGATGGGGAGGACGAGGACCTCTGCTTCGTCTGCAAGGACGGCGGCGAACTCCGCATCTGCGACTACAG GAGCTGCCACAAAGCTTACCATCCTGGTTGCGTGGGGAAAAGTGTAGACTTCCTCAAATCGGATGAAGAATTCATTTGTG AATGGCATACATGCTCTATTTGCGAAGGACGTTCCCGCTACAATTGCTTCTGCTGTCCACAGAACACCTTCTGCCAAGGTTGTGTGGCACAGGCGGAATTCGTCCCAGTCCTGAGGAAGACAAAGGGATTCTGCAGTAACTGTTTAAGGATGGTCATCATGATTGAGAAGAATGTTGATGTTGACTCTGATGGG GGGAGGGCTGATTTCAATGACAGGGAAACTTATGAATTTCTATTCAAGGAGTATTGGGAAATAGTTAGAGACAAGGAGGGCTTGACTCTGGATAAACTTGAAGAAGCATATGCTATTCTGAAAAGAGGCCAGAACTGCAAACAAGATTCAGATTTAGAAAAACTTCACGATGAAGAACACAGCTCAGACGATGACTTTGTGGgcaatagtgatgatgatggtgaagaGCCGTCTGCCCGAGCCAAATTAAATGGAACGacaatgaaaataaaatctttcCTGAAGAAAGGCAAGTCAATGAGGAATGGCTTTATGGGCTGGGCTTCGAAAGAGCTCATTGAATTCCTTTTGTCCATTGGGAAAGATACATCAGAAACTCTAGATCAATATCGTGCTGCTGAAGTGGTGAAGGACTACATTCGAAAAAAAGATTTATTGCAAAAAGATAAGAAAAAACTTGTCATTTGTGATGACAAGCTCCAGCTTTTGTTTAGGAAATCAAAAGTAAAGTACAACAAGATATATTACTTGTTAGAAAAGCATATTGCTGCAAACATGATATCAGATGATGAAATCCTTGCTAGTTCTGATGATAACAGTGATTCAGTTATGACAAAGAAAGCTCGTACTGTGAGCTGTCAGCCCAGTACCCTGAAGCGTACTCCTGAAATAAACAAGAGATGTTTTGCTGCTCTTGTTCGTGATAACATTAATCTAATCTATTTGAGGAGATCATTAGTTATGGACCTACTAAAGGAGCCAGCTACATTTGAAAGTAAAGTTGTTGGCTGTTTCGTTAGAATAAAGAATGATCCCAAAGATTACAGTTTCCAAAAGCATAAAATGTTGTACCGGTTTGGAAAAGTAACAG GCATTAGGAAAACCACTGAAGAATATGAGATAAAAGACACAGCAAATGTTCTTTTATGTATTTTGAACATGCCTGACGTCAACATCTCCATGTTGTCAGATGAAGATTTTGATGAG GAAGAATGTGAAGATCTTCGTTTGCAGGCCCAGAATGAATCCTTTGAAAGGTATACTGTG ggtgatcttgaggataaagcAAGAAGCTTACGCAGGGACATCATGAGTCAT TGGATCAATAAAGAACTTCAGAGACTAGATAGATTAATTGACAAGGCGAACGAGAAAGGTTGGAGACAGGA TAAGGATGCATACCTGGATAAGAAACAGCTCTTACACAAACCATCTGAACAACAACGTCTACTTGAAGAGGTCCCACCAGTTATTCCAGAGATGGAAGATGGTAAAGATACTGAAGTTCAAGTTACAACAAGAGACAAGTCTACTAAGAAGAGCACTGTTGCTTTTCAAG GTACCAATGCAGAAAGCATTGTTTCTTTGAAAAGATGCtcagaagaaaaatataaaG GTAACAATGGGAAAAGAGCATCACTTCTGAAGAGCTGCGCTCAAGAAAAATTCAAAG GATTTAAAAATGGAGCATGA